From the genome of Mycetocola spongiae, one region includes:
- a CDS encoding Ig-like domain repeat protein has product MQQPRHASPPRPARLTRKIGALTTALALCATGLIAAGSPAFAAPSEPEIQTVTLANNARWTVPDNVTSAFIKVAGASGGDTASAQGGAGTLLTGNLRVKAGEVYIATVGTRGATSGAAGRGAGNAPGAGGSGVAGTGATAAAGQGAGGGGASSLEYRGFPLGSIMAIAAGGGGAGGGATALTNGPLACAGGNGGSNQGAGAPGDPACAGAGAGGVAGSKLFYGVAGEKAAGPIRAAALSGGGGGGGGGNESGRGGAGGDTKYQRPTAQDGAPGGGGGSGISASVDRNYLSERTLSAATPGAPGSVVISFQVTDPTTTTITDIPGSVVSGQPVNLTVRVANNNTNIPAGERRVPRGTATISLNGTAVKAVAVDGTGVVNTTLDGMPRRAAAHEVRVSYVPADSTFAASQSSISRFTVQTADTVTTLTTERARAPIGVDRVLTAQVSAKAPAAGAVGAGKIILMKRVGGSSTQVSTADYSGSPVDFTVPAPSVTDATGTLYYAQFIPANSNTAFRGSIGADLGIIAFKPTSSILLGLDKTHSVVGEPLSLIATVRAEESVPTGEVTFTVNGDFHSVNLVPATDGSAVSTATLAIPAEALADTRVLLFGARYEGTPLISGSTANAVRYIPGNASATITATPATATPVSGDSVDYTVTVAVTEPGVASPNGRVILRDSTGTELGGADLTVTAGTGTATVNTGALRGGTHSIHAEYAGNDRVNAAVGEPADLVVAATATTVTVLPMQESVRLGATARFTVLVSAGENAPEVNIAGTPFARFSALAGPEPVTGQVQLNVDGVPVGDPVDLNNGIATLATTPSAAGEQEITVDYLGSADSAARTSTPFTLTVDKASSAALISADKSSYFFGDTAVVTVVIPGVGDILPTGNVVFDLAGAQTTVQLLAGQAQYTIAVDEGSAPDKEPRSLLLRATYSGDDNFAAAPRVETTVTFSARDTTPTENPTDNPTGNPTDNPTGNPTDNPTGNPTDNPTGNPTDNPTGNPTDNPTGNPTDNPTGNPTENPTDNPTGNPTGTPGDTPSGAPTGTPGDSVTATAQPGAGSTTTGTPAPAAPVVKDGLAGTGAEGALPLAGLALVLLLGGVLMRARRQAARG; this is encoded by the coding sequence ATGCAGCAACCCCGCCACGCGTCGCCCCCGCGACCCGCGCGCCTTACCCGAAAGATCGGGGCGCTCACCACGGCCCTCGCGCTGTGCGCGACCGGCCTTATTGCCGCCGGCTCCCCCGCGTTTGCCGCCCCGAGCGAGCCCGAGATACAGACGGTGACGCTTGCGAATAACGCGAGATGGACGGTTCCCGACAACGTGACCAGCGCGTTTATCAAGGTGGCCGGGGCCTCCGGCGGCGATACCGCAAGCGCCCAGGGCGGCGCCGGCACACTCCTCACCGGCAACCTCCGGGTGAAGGCGGGCGAGGTTTATATCGCCACCGTCGGCACCCGGGGTGCCACCTCCGGGGCGGCCGGCCGGGGAGCCGGTAACGCGCCCGGTGCCGGCGGCAGCGGCGTCGCCGGCACCGGCGCGACGGCCGCGGCCGGCCAGGGCGCGGGCGGCGGAGGCGCGAGTTCACTCGAATATAGAGGATTCCCCCTCGGTAGCATCATGGCCATCGCGGCCGGCGGAGGCGGCGCGGGTGGCGGTGCTACCGCGTTGACCAACGGCCCCCTCGCGTGTGCGGGTGGAAACGGCGGATCCAACCAGGGTGCGGGTGCTCCCGGAGACCCCGCCTGTGCGGGTGCGGGCGCGGGCGGGGTCGCCGGCTCGAAGCTCTTCTATGGCGTCGCGGGCGAAAAAGCCGCGGGCCCCATCCGGGCTGCCGCCCTCTCCGGTGGAGGCGGAGGAGGCGGAGGCGGTAACGAGAGCGGCCGCGGCGGAGCGGGCGGAGATACCAAGTATCAGCGCCCCACGGCACAGGATGGCGCACCGGGTGGCGGCGGAGGATCCGGCATCTCGGCATCGGTGGATCGCAACTATCTGAGCGAGCGAACGCTTTCAGCGGCAACCCCGGGTGCTCCCGGAAGCGTCGTGATCTCCTTTCAGGTGACCGATCCCACCACCACCACGATCACGGATATCCCCGGCTCGGTGGTATCCGGACAGCCCGTGAACCTCACCGTCCGGGTGGCCAATAACAACACCAATATTCCCGCCGGCGAGCGGAGGGTGCCGCGCGGCACCGCCACGATTTCGCTGAACGGCACCGCCGTTAAGGCGGTTGCGGTCGACGGAACAGGCGTGGTCAATACAACCCTGGACGGAATGCCGCGCCGCGCCGCGGCGCACGAGGTGCGGGTGAGCTATGTTCCGGCCGATAGCACCTTTGCGGCCTCGCAGTCCTCAATCTCCCGGTTCACCGTGCAGACGGCCGATACCGTCACCACACTGACCACCGAGCGCGCCCGGGCACCGATCGGGGTGGACCGAGTCCTCACCGCACAGGTATCCGCGAAGGCCCCCGCCGCGGGCGCCGTGGGTGCGGGCAAGATCATCCTCATGAAGCGCGTGGGCGGCAGCTCCACCCAGGTTTCTACGGCCGATTACAGCGGCTCCCCCGTGGACTTCACGGTGCCCGCGCCGAGCGTTACCGACGCCACCGGCACGCTCTATTACGCCCAGTTTATTCCGGCTAATTCGAATACCGCGTTCCGCGGCTCCATCGGCGCGGATCTGGGAATCATCGCCTTTAAGCCCACGAGCAGCATCCTGCTCGGCCTGGATAAAACTCACTCCGTGGTGGGCGAGCCCCTGTCCCTGATCGCCACGGTTCGGGCCGAGGAATCTGTGCCCACCGGTGAGGTCACCTTCACCGTAAACGGCGATTTTCATAGCGTAAACCTGGTGCCCGCGACCGATGGCAGCGCTGTGTCCACCGCGACCCTGGCCATTCCGGCCGAGGCCCTGGCCGATACCCGGGTCCTTCTCTTTGGCGCCCGCTATGAGGGCACGCCGCTGATCTCGGGCTCCACCGCGAACGCGGTGAGGTATATCCCCGGCAATGCCTCGGCCACGATCACCGCGACCCCCGCCACAGCGACTCCGGTCTCCGGCGACTCCGTGGACTATACGGTCACGGTGGCCGTGACCGAGCCGGGTGTGGCCTCGCCGAACGGTCGTGTGATCCTGCGCGATTCCACCGGCACCGAGCTGGGTGGCGCCGATCTGACGGTCACCGCAGGCACCGGAACCGCCACGGTGAACACCGGCGCACTGCGCGGTGGCACACACAGCATCCACGCCGAGTATGCCGGTAATGACAGGGTCAACGCCGCAGTCGGCGAGCCCGCCGACCTCGTGGTGGCGGCCACCGCAACCACGGTCACCGTGCTCCCGATGCAGGAATCGGTGCGCCTCGGCGCGACCGCCCGCTTTACCGTTCTGGTCTCCGCGGGCGAGAACGCTCCCGAGGTAAATATTGCAGGCACGCCGTTTGCCCGCTTTAGCGCACTCGCGGGCCCCGAGCCCGTGACCGGACAGGTTCAGTTGAACGTGGATGGCGTCCCGGTGGGCGATCCCGTGGATCTTAATAACGGGATCGCGACCCTCGCGACCACCCCCTCCGCGGCGGGTGAGCAGGAGATCACCGTGGACTATCTGGGCAGCGCGGACTCCGCGGCTCGCACCAGCACCCCGTTCACCCTCACGGTGGACAAGGCAAGCAGCGCGGCGCTGATCTCGGCCGATAAGAGCTCCTATTTCTTTGGAGACACGGCCGTCGTGACCGTGGTGATTCCCGGCGTGGGTGACATTCTGCCCACCGGAAACGTTGTATTTGACCTTGCGGGAGCTCAGACCACGGTCCAGCTCCTCGCGGGCCAGGCGCAATATACCATCGCCGTGGACGAGGGTTCGGCCCCGGATAAAGAACCGCGCAGCCTTCTGCTGAGAGCCACCTATTCGGGGGATGATAACTTCGCCGCGGCTCCCCGCGTGGAGACGACCGTGACGTTCAGCGCTCGGGACACCACCCCGACAGAGAACCCCACGGATAACCCCACCGGGAACCCGACGGACAACCCCACAGGGAACCCCACGGATAACCCGACCGGAAACCCGACGGACAACCCCACAGGGAACCCCACGGACAACCCGACCGGAAACCCGACGGACAACCCCACAGGGAACCCCACGGACAACCCCACCGGGAACCCCACCGAGAACCCCACGGATAACCCGACCGGTAACCCCACGGGTACCCCGGGCGATACTCCCTCGGGCGCCCCGACCGGCACCCCGGGCGATTCCGTCACCGCGACGGCGCAGCCCGGCGCCGGGTCCACCACGACGGGTACCCCGGCCCCGGCCGCCCCGGTCGTGAAGGACGGCCTGGCCGGCACCGGAGCCGAGGGAGCCCTGCCGCTCGCCGGTCTCGCCCTGGTCCTGCTCCTCGGCGGCGTGCTGATGCGTGCCCGTCGCCAGGCGGCACGCGGCTAA
- a CDS encoding DUF1254 domain-containing protein, with translation MTADPYLYYYPLVENLRQVRRYLTTGIGSNPAAAANTFSHARKLAGPEDTFVTINNDTIYSMAQLDLSGGPVRLEVPDTGDRYYVLQFVDAWTNNIAYVGTRATGNRAGSFLIVPPGWEGETRLPLIRSSTAVLSIVGRFACTGPEDVAAVAAVQDATLLIPVNPDAALAGIPEAPAAESSAAEEFWAQAESWSRAFIPPVEEAGLIAELSPLWDAGPDERERAYSEGIAKLERECLAGTAPVYNGWTVGLHLFDYNLYALGLGTVDEPRWKNTDPEQRIVDRAVACRLGLWGNHAYEAVYAQAFTDIEGAPLSGEKTYRIIFAERPPVGAFWSITLYDIPRYYLVDNPIDRYSIGDRTAGISYREDGSLRITLAHDEPRDAEERANWLPTPGEAFRLVLRLYVPGEAILNETYTYPEIHAV, from the coding sequence ATGACCGCCGATCCCTATCTGTACTATTACCCGCTCGTGGAGAACCTGCGTCAGGTGCGCCGGTATCTGACCACGGGAATCGGCTCCAATCCGGCGGCCGCGGCCAATACGTTCTCCCATGCGCGCAAGCTCGCGGGCCCGGAGGATACCTTTGTCACCATTAATAACGACACGATCTATTCGATGGCGCAGCTGGACCTCTCGGGAGGCCCCGTGCGCCTCGAGGTACCGGATACCGGGGATCGTTATTATGTGCTGCAATTTGTGGACGCCTGGACCAATAACATCGCCTATGTGGGAACGCGGGCCACGGGGAACCGCGCGGGAAGCTTCCTGATTGTCCCGCCCGGCTGGGAGGGCGAGACGCGGCTCCCGCTGATCCGCTCCTCCACCGCGGTGCTCTCGATCGTGGGGCGCTTCGCCTGCACCGGCCCCGAGGATGTGGCGGCCGTGGCGGCCGTGCAGGACGCCACGCTCCTGATCCCGGTGAATCCCGATGCGGCGCTCGCCGGGATCCCCGAGGCCCCGGCCGCGGAGTCCTCGGCGGCGGAGGAGTTCTGGGCGCAGGCGGAGTCCTGGTCGCGCGCGTTTATACCGCCGGTCGAGGAGGCCGGGCTGATCGCTGAGCTGAGTCCCCTCTGGGATGCGGGCCCGGATGAGCGGGAGCGCGCCTATAGCGAGGGGATCGCGAAGCTCGAACGGGAGTGCCTCGCGGGTACTGCCCCGGTCTATAACGGCTGGACCGTGGGCCTGCATCTTTTTGACTATAACCTCTACGCGCTGGGCCTGGGCACGGTGGACGAGCCGCGCTGGAAGAATACCGATCCGGAGCAGCGCATCGTGGATCGGGCGGTGGCCTGCCGCCTGGGGCTCTGGGGCAACCACGCCTATGAGGCCGTATATGCGCAGGCCTTCACGGATATCGAGGGTGCCCCGCTGAGCGGGGAGAAGACGTATCGGATTATATTTGCGGAGCGGCCGCCGGTGGGGGCATTCTGGTCGATCACGCTCTACGATATTCCGCGCTATTACCTGGTAGATAACCCGATCGATCGCTATTCAATCGGGGATCGCACGGCCGGTATTTCCTATCGGGAGGACGGATCGCTGCGGATCACGCTGGCCCACGACGAGCCGCGCGATGCGGAGGAACGCGCCAATTGGTTGCCCACCCCGGGGGAGGCATTCCGCCTGGTATTGCGGCTGTATGTGCCGGGGGAGGCGATCCTGAACGAGACCTATACCTATCCGGAGATCCACGCGGTTTAG
- a CDS encoding helix-turn-helix domain-containing protein gives MPAPSPRPWPVLFRAAELAAIIAASSATEESVAPGGVLLLGVPGIGATTLARAALARLVAQGRIGYTHDGEEGALCAWLGEDGPAEGAPVLLIDHPRTLSGDLVTRVARRVRAGSLTLLLTAHHGAALPAPLLALVRADLLARHEVHGLDLETVLAVLSAALGDLPAQQTAYRLHHLTAGHPLYLRELTRALLENGDLARDRYSWVWTAPLLPDRRVSDAVRMDLEPLSAEERQLLDVLSLAGIIPPDLLAGVVPDAALGALIDRGFVRTDTEGAALTHPLHGEVLRGLVYPARRRELLARIPPGRGPETPAALYRRVDWMIQGGLQPDPALLLHAAHAADALQRPELAITLCDRIIGHSMRSEPDLAAALILRAAMRRERGDTHAARADVRRAESVLVGCAPGGERALLEAHLAVVTADLLPPAGAGPQRASAPILAALAALPAGGGPDYERARLRLGTELLLRMPPAGRGVEAITPLREWLSGPAGRDAGSVVLIPALALGLALDGRLTEALTLSTAALAAIDRGPTEHHWLRTELITARFWACLWLGDPVRARQIYSASEHAGHHFDGGLEQAGIAHISAAYGSWTNALGSYRGALSHLAVTDPLGSRAMTWAGYALALAMSGDLPGARAARDRSRAESATSRHSVASESAFKLLLVDRALGEPQFAARVRRFLAAHSDSRVAEVRGRYLLVLATAGAERERARAELAEAGAGMDGAFPAALLAHADALVRADHRAAGLAEAELNRLGLWVPAAARGPLLTARQYEIAGQAAAGYSSAEIAERFHLSVRTVDTHLGHVFTRLGISRRAELSAVLGSAGGRGPAAGGP, from the coding sequence ATGCCCGCACCCTCCCCCCGACCCTGGCCGGTCCTATTCCGCGCGGCCGAACTGGCGGCGATAATCGCCGCCAGTTCCGCGACGGAGGAATCCGTCGCGCCCGGAGGCGTCCTCCTGCTCGGGGTGCCCGGTATCGGGGCGACCACCCTCGCCCGCGCGGCATTGGCCCGGCTGGTGGCGCAGGGGCGCATCGGATATACCCACGACGGCGAGGAGGGGGCGCTCTGCGCCTGGCTGGGCGAGGACGGCCCCGCCGAGGGCGCCCCGGTGCTCCTGATCGATCATCCCCGCACGCTCTCCGGGGATCTTGTCACGCGCGTGGCCCGGCGCGTGCGCGCCGGAAGCCTCACCCTCCTCCTCACCGCGCATCACGGTGCCGCGCTGCCCGCGCCGCTGCTCGCCCTCGTGCGCGCGGACCTCCTGGCCCGGCACGAGGTGCATGGCCTGGACCTGGAGACCGTGCTGGCCGTGCTGAGTGCCGCCCTGGGAGACCTGCCCGCCCAGCAGACCGCCTATCGGCTGCACCATCTCACCGCGGGACATCCCCTCTATCTGCGCGAGCTCACCCGGGCACTGCTTGAGAACGGTGACCTGGCGCGCGACCGGTATTCCTGGGTGTGGACAGCCCCGCTGCTGCCCGATCGCCGCGTATCCGACGCGGTACGCATGGACCTCGAACCGCTTAGCGCAGAGGAACGGCAGCTTCTGGACGTGCTCTCGCTCGCCGGAATAATCCCGCCGGATCTGCTGGCCGGCGTGGTGCCGGATGCAGCTCTCGGGGCGCTGATCGACCGCGGTTTTGTGCGCACGGATACCGAGGGTGCGGCCCTCACCCATCCCCTCCACGGCGAGGTACTGCGGGGTCTGGTTTATCCCGCGCGCCGCCGCGAACTCCTCGCCCGGATTCCGCCGGGGCGGGGCCCGGAGACCCCCGCGGCGCTTTACCGCCGGGTGGACTGGATGATCCAGGGCGGCCTCCAGCCCGACCCCGCGCTTCTCCTGCACGCCGCGCACGCCGCCGATGCCCTGCAAAGACCCGAGCTTGCGATCACGCTGTGTGACCGGATCATCGGGCATTCAATGCGCTCGGAGCCGGACCTCGCCGCGGCGCTGATCCTGCGTGCCGCGATGCGCCGCGAACGCGGAGATACCCACGCCGCACGCGCCGATGTCCGGCGCGCCGAGAGCGTCCTGGTGGGGTGTGCACCCGGCGGGGAACGGGCGCTGCTGGAGGCGCACCTCGCGGTGGTCACCGCGGATCTCCTGCCCCCGGCCGGCGCGGGCCCGCAGCGCGCGAGCGCCCCGATACTCGCGGCCCTCGCCGCGCTCCCCGCGGGAGGCGGCCCGGACTATGAGCGTGCCCGGCTCCGTCTGGGCACCGAGCTACTGCTGCGGATGCCCCCGGCCGGCCGTGGGGTCGAGGCGATCACACCCCTCCGGGAATGGCTCTCGGGGCCGGCCGGGCGGGATGCCGGAAGCGTGGTTTTGATCCCCGCGCTTGCCCTGGGGCTCGCGCTGGATGGCCGGCTGACCGAGGCGCTTACGCTCTCCACCGCCGCGCTCGCCGCGATCGATCGCGGGCCCACCGAGCATCACTGGTTACGCACCGAGTTAATCACCGCGCGGTTCTGGGCCTGCCTCTGGCTCGGGGACCCCGTGCGGGCACGACAGATCTATTCCGCGAGTGAGCATGCCGGCCATCATTTTGATGGGGGACTGGAGCAGGCCGGCATCGCCCATATCAGCGCGGCCTATGGCAGCTGGACCAATGCGCTGGGCAGCTATCGCGGGGCGCTCTCCCATCTTGCGGTGACCGATCCGCTGGGTTCCCGGGCGATGACCTGGGCGGGCTATGCGCTGGCGCTCGCGATGTCCGGCGATCTGCCCGGGGCGCGGGCCGCCCGCGATCGCTCCCGCGCGGAATCCGCCACGTCCCGGCACTCGGTCGCGAGCGAGAGCGCGTTTAAGCTGCTGCTGGTGGATCGTGCCCTCGGCGAGCCGCAGTTTGCGGCGCGCGTGCGCCGGTTCCTGGCCGCCCATTCGGATTCCCGCGTGGCCGAGGTGCGTGGCCGATATCTGCTGGTGCTCGCCACCGCGGGGGCCGAGCGCGAGCGGGCCCGCGCGGAGCTGGCCGAGGCCGGGGCGGGGATGGACGGCGCGTTCCCGGCGGCGCTGCTCGCGCATGCCGATGCGCTGGTGCGGGCGGACCACCGGGCCGCGGGACTGGCCGAGGCCGAGCTTAATCGCCTGGGCCTCTGGGTCCCGGCGGCGGCCCGCGGACCGCTCCTCACCGCCCGGCAGTATGAGATTGCCGGGCAGGCGGCCGCGGGCTATAGCAGCGCGGAGATCGCCGAGCGCTTCCATCTCTCGGTGCGCACGGTGGATACGCACCTGGGGCATGTTTTCACGCGGCTCGGAATCTCCCGCCGCGCGGAACTATCCGCTGTGCTGGGTTCGGCGGGTGGGCGGGGCCCGGCCGCGGGCGGACCCTAG
- a CDS encoding CBU_0592 family membrane protein, which translates to MEISALVVAAGWIGAVCTVLAYGLLSAGKLGPESMFFQIANVVGAGLLLISAATNGAWPSAVVNGIWILIGAHAVFGLARSLRRRRSEALAAQTSFAGSEFNSESFEAEAEYVELAPTLIMPVITADMIAEAREERRLDVSADTGRLSLAG; encoded by the coding sequence GTGGAGATTTCCGCCCTCGTTGTGGCCGCCGGCTGGATCGGTGCCGTATGCACCGTGCTTGCATACGGGCTACTCAGTGCGGGAAAACTCGGCCCGGAATCGATGTTCTTTCAGATCGCCAATGTGGTGGGCGCGGGCCTGCTCCTGATCAGCGCTGCCACCAATGGCGCGTGGCCCTCGGCCGTGGTTAACGGCATCTGGATCCTGATCGGCGCCCACGCCGTCTTTGGCCTCGCGCGTTCGCTGCGTCGCCGCCGCAGCGAGGCCCTCGCGGCCCAGACCTCCTTCGCCGGCTCCGAGTTTAATAGCGAGTCCTTTGAGGCCGAGGCTGAATATGTGGAGCTTGCACCGACGCTGATCATGCCCGTCATCACGGCCGACATGATCGCCGAGGCGCGCGAGGAGCGCCGCCTCGATGTCTCGGCCGATACCGGCCGCCTCTCGCTCGCGGGCTAG